Genomic segment of Nitrospirota bacterium:
CCATGATTCGGGCCGACTACGCGGATGTCGTCTATCGCACCGAGCGGGAAAAGTTCGCGGCGATCGTGGAAGAGGTCGTGGAGTGTCATCAGCGGGGCCAGCCGGTGTTGGTCGGTACGATTTCGATCGAAAAGTCCGAACGCCTTTCGGCCCTACTGAAAAAGCAGGGGGTCAAACACGCGGTTCTCAACGCCAAGTTCCACGAGAAAGAAGCGGAAATTATCGCGCAGGCGGGGCGAAAAGGGACGGTGACCATCGCCACCAACATGGCCGGCCGGGGCACCGACATCCTGCTCGGCGGAAACGCCGACTTCCTGTTCAAACAGGAGAGCAGCCGCGACGCCGACCTGTCGGCGCCGGAGCGCGAGGCGGAACGGACCCGCCTCCGTGAGCAGTTGCGAGCCGCGTGTGAAGCCGAAAAACAGGAGGTCGTGTCGCTCGGCGGGTTGCACATCATCGGCACCGAGCGACACGAGAGTCGGCGCATCGACAACCAGTTGCGCGGTCGTGCGGGCCGCCAGGGCGACCCGGGGTCCTCGCGGTTCTATCTGTCGCTCGAAGATGATCTCTTGCGGATTTTCGGATCCGAGCGGATCTCCGGCTTGATGCAGCGGCTGGGAATGGAAGAGGGGGTGCCCATCGAGCACCGGATGGTCACCCGCGCCATCGAAACCGCCCAGAAGAAAGTCGAAGCCCACCATTTCGACATTCGCAAACAACTGCTCGAGTACGACGACGTCATGAACAGACAGCGCGAAGTGATCTACGAACAACGCCGCCAGGTGCTGGGCGGGGAGCCGTTCGTGGACGACATCAACGAGATGGTGGACGACTTGGTGGCCGGGACCGTGGCGCAGTATTGTAATGAAGCGAGTTACGAAGAGGCCTGGGACCTCAAAGGACTGGCCGATGCGTTGGGCGCGCAGTTTTCGCTGCCGTTCGATCCGGCGTCGTGGAAGGACTCGGGCGTTGACGGGATCAAAGACGACGTCCTCACGCGGGTGCGGGAGGCCTACCGGCGCAAAGAGCAGGAGTTCGGTCCCACGGTGCTGCGCGAGTTGGAAAAGGCCGTGATGCTCCGGGTGATCGACACGCACTGGAAAGACCATCTTCTGACCATGGACTACCTCAAAGAGGGGATCGGGTTACGAGGGTACGGACAGAAGGATCCCTTGGTGGAGTATAAGCGGGAAGGGTACGATCTGTTTGTCGGACTGATCGAACGCATCAAAGTCGATGCCGTCGGGCACTTGTTTCGGATACAGGCGGTCCACCCCGATGTGGCGGCGGCCCCGCGGTCGCTCCCCCGTCAGGCCCCCACGATCCTGAGCGCGCCGGGTCCGGCGCCGACCAACTCTCCGACTCCCGCCGCCCGCGAACGCGAGCGCGTTGGGCGGAACGATCCCTGCCCCTGCGGAAGCGGCAAGAAATACAAAAAGTGTCACGGCGCCTGACGCGCGTGAAGCCCGCTCGGCCCCAGCTTGCCGCGGAGCTGAAGCGGGAGGTGGCCGTCCTTCGAGCGCGTCTCAAAGACAAGGGCCGGGAGCTGGCCTTCTTCATCAATACCGCCAAAGCGCTGACCTCCACCCTTGACCTCGACAAAGTCCTCGATGTGATTCTGGAGCGAGCCCGCCGACTCATTCCCTGCGAGCGGTGGGCGCTGTTCCTGGTCGACGAAATCGACGGTCGTCGGGAGCTCAGGCCCCACCGCGCGCTGCTTCGGGGCCGGGCTCGGGATGCCCGCGCGGTTCCGTGGGGGGTCGGACCCAGCGGCTGGGTCGCACAACACGCCAGGCCGCTGCTGATCCAAGATCCTCGCGTGGCGCTGCCGACCGGATTGCGAAACTTGAAACGTTCGGGCCCGAGGCTGCGGTCGCTGCTGGCGATTCCGATCGTCAACAAGCGCAAAACGCTCGGGGTGTTGGAGTTGGTCAACCGGTTGGACGGCCGTCCGTTCGACGTGGCCGACCGCGACATGCTGATGCAATTGATGGGTCAAGCCGCGATCGCGATCGAGCGCTCTCAGCTCTATCACCGCAAAGAGGAGTTGTCCATCCGGGACGACCTCACCAAGCTGTTCAACTTCCGGCACCTGGATCAGGTCCTGGACAATGAGATCCGGCGGTGCATCCGCTATGGGTCGGTGCTCTCGGTGATTTTCCTCGATCTGGACTATTTCAAGGTCGTCAACGACCGGTACGGCCACCTCATGGGGAGCCGGGTGTTGGTGGAGGTCGCGGAGCTGCTCATCCGAAATCTCCGCGACGTGGATATCATCTCGCGGTATGGCGGCGACGAGTTCGTGGTGGTGTTGCCCGAAACCGGGTTGCGGACCACCTTCGCGATCACCAAGCGGCTGCACCGCGCGTTCCATCGTCACGAGTTTCTGAGCGCGGAAGGCCTCAACGTCCACCTCACCGCGAGCTTCGGCATTGCGGGGTTTCCGGACCACGCCCGCAACAAGAAGGACCTGATTCGATTGGCGGACCAGGCGATGTACGAGGCCAAATACGGCGGCCGGGACCGCATTTGTGCGGCCACGCGTCGCGCCTCCGCGCTTCGCGCGCCCGGTTCCCTGTCGGGGAAGCGGCGCCCGATCAGAAGGGTTGCCCAGCCGTGAGATAGAAGTGGGGTTGCTGCTCCTCGGCCTTGAGCGCTTCGTCGACATTGACAGGCCAGGCCACGTCGAGCCTCGTGACGAGCGGATACAGGCCCAAGACCTCGTGGGTAAGGCGGAGGCCCAAACCCACATCGTACAGGAACTGGATGAAATTGCGGGGCTCACCCACGGTTCCCGCGTCGGCGAACACGGCGGCCTGAAGGCGGCGCAGCAGCGTCAGGCCCCAGACATTGGTTCCCATGTCGCGTACCAGCGGGTGTCGGTACTCCAGCGAGGCCAGGAGGACCGACTCGCCGGACACGCTGCCCGGTGAGTACCCCCGCATCCCACCCGAACCCGCCAGGTCGAACTGGCGGGCGTCATGAAATCCCCCCGCGGACTGGCCGATCGTCCCGCGCGCCGCGACTTCGTGTAAGGTGGCGAACGACCACTGATGTCGAGCGTCCAACTGGACCTTCAACGCGCTGGGGTACTCACCGCCCGACACGCGTTGGGCGAACGTGGTCGTCAGGGCGGAGTACGGGATCGCTCCGAAGAAAATCTGTTGGATCTCCTCGGAGTATACCAGCGGCGTTTCAGCGTTCGAAATGACGTGGGCGAGTTGAACCGATGTGACCGTTTCGGGCAGATCTCCCGGCGTGATCGGGATCAACCGCCGGCTCGCCTCCACCCCCACAGAAACGGATTGACGCGTCGTGTACGAGAAAACCGGTTGCTCGAAATCGTGGGTCGCCGCGATGCCGCCTTGCGTCTCGATGTCGTCTTTGGAGTAGCGAAGGCGCAGGATATTGTGCTCGTCGTACCGTCGCTGGAAGTACGCGCTGAGGTCGTAGCTGATGTTCTGGGTCTGAAAGTCGTAGCTGATCCCGGGCAATTTTTCGAGGATGAATTTGATGGCCGGTGGCGTCCGATTGTTGAACCGGTTCGGGTCGCTGGTCTTGTGGTCCGGGTCCAGTTCGATCACCTTGACCGGTGAACGGGTCACAAATGTTTCTTGGAACTCGGGTCCGTACGACAACCAGGTGGTGGTGAGCGGAGGGCCCTCGCCCAGCCTTAGGTTTACCGCGACCGGTTCGATGCCTTCTCCGGTCTTGGTCAGCGCCAAGGTCGTATGATGCCCGTCGGCACGGGTTTCGCGCTGGACCGACGCCACCGAGAAGTCGGTGGTGGGATTGGTCGTCAACCACTGGGAATAGAACCAGTCGAGGTCTCGGCCGGTCTCCTCTTGGGCCACCTCACGAAACGGGCGGGGGGCGCCGCCCACCACGCGTTCGGTGTACCGTTCCAGCACGGTATTCACCGCCTCGGTCCCGATCAGCGCCGACAGCTTGAAGAAGACGCTGGACCCGTCGGGTCGCCGATTGTTGAACACCGCGAAATCCTCTCGGGGCAAAATCGGGGTCGTTTCTTTGAAGTACACCTGACGGAGGGGGAGGCGGTTGGAGTACAGGATCTGGTCAACGATCGGAATGAACGCGACAGGCTTGAGCAGCCCCAGCAGGTTCGGCGGCCGCCGGAAGCGCTCCCGCAGGTAGGCCTGAGTGGTGGCATCGGCCAGGCCCTCGAGCACCCACGCTTCTTCGTCGGGAAGTCGGGCGCGCCAGAGCGCGAAATAGAGCCCCTTGGCCACTTCGGCCTCGTGGTACTTCTTCAGAGGGGCGAACACTTTGTAGGTGCGCGTCGCCAAGAAGATCACACCGGGGTCCGGTGACACCACTTCTTGATGAAGGTAGACCTCCGCCACGCGGATCTCATTGAGCGCGAGGTTGCCGAATTGCTCGCGAAAGAAGGTCAGGCCTCGACGGAGCGCCGCGAGTACGGGCGGGGTGTAGGCCCGATCGTGGGGAAGAAACGCGTAACGGATGCGGGTCGAGTCGTGTTGCTCCACCCGTTCCTGGTAGTAGGGGCTGAGGGCCAACGCCACGTTCACCGCGCGCGGCAGGTGGAGCCGCCAGCGGCGGTGCGGCGCGCCCGCATCGTCGTCGGCCATGTCCGCGCCCACCACCATGACGTCGCGCGGAGCCAGGATCTGCACGGAGTACTCCGCGGGGTCCGGCAATGTGTCGAGCGCCCAGTTCCCTTCGCGGAACGCGGGCACGTACGGGTACCAGCCGCCTTTCAGCGCGGTCACATTGTGGAAGTAGCCGAACACCCCGTATTTCTCAGGGATGAAGGTAATGAACGTGAGCTGGAGCTCGATGGAGCCGTTCGGCGGCACGGGGTGCGGGAGGATCGCGTGCGCCACAGTCTGGGGCGGATGGGCCGGCGGCGCGCCGATTTCGAACGCCACGGCGTCGCCGGTGTCGGCCTGGATGGCGGTCACGGCCATTGAGCCGGGATTAAACGCCCGCGGATAGATCCGTTCGAGAGCGTCTTTGTCCAGATCGCGGTTCGGTTCGCGGTAGATGTTGGGGTACAGCAAGAACGGGACGTCGCGCAGCGGGTTCTCGGACCGGTTCGTGATCAGGACCCGTGCGGTGCCGGAGAGGACATGGTCGGTGGGAGAAAAGCGCGCGCTGATGTCGTACCGGACCTGCAGCGACGCGGCGGGGAGGGGGCTGGCGACCCCGAGCAGCAGGACGGTCGCCACGGCGGCCGGCCCCCACGCGATCCAAACCATGCCGGGAGTATAGCAGGAGCCCAGCGAGCGGTCGATCCCCTAGGGGAATCGGGTGCGAAACTATGCAATGGGCGACGCTGCGCCTTGCGCGGCGTCAAAGCCTTCTGTTAGAGTGGTCGCCGAGATTCGCGATGACATCGTACGGAGCCGGAGTTTCCCTTCAAAGCGACGCGGCCGCAGCGGCCAAAGAAGCCTGCGCCCAGACGTCGCCTGATCCGGATGTTCCGGTGGATCTCGCCCTGGTGTTCGTCTCGCCGCACCACGCCGAGCGCTTCGGCGATGCGGCGTCGGTGGTTGCGGAGCACCTGAGGCCGCGAGTCCTGCTGGGGTGTACCGGAGAGGGCATCATCGGCGATGATCGGGAAATCGAGCGTCAGCCTGCGCTCGTGGTGTGGGCCGCGCGGCTTCCCGGCGTGACCCTGTCACCCTTTCATGCCACCTTCCATCAAACCGACGAGGGGATCGGGGTGTCCGGCTGGCCGGCCGACATGCCC
This window contains:
- a CDS encoding sensor domain-containing diguanylate cyclase, with product MKPARPQLAAELKREVAVLRARLKDKGRELAFFINTAKALTSTLDLDKVLDVILERARRLIPCERWALFLVDEIDGRRELRPHRALLRGRARDARAVPWGVGPSGWVAQHARPLLIQDPRVALPTGLRNLKRSGPRLRSLLAIPIVNKRKTLGVLELVNRLDGRPFDVADRDMLMQLMGQAAIAIERSQLYHRKEELSIRDDLTKLFNFRHLDQVLDNEIRRCIRYGSVLSVIFLDLDYFKVVNDRYGHLMGSRVLVEVAELLIRNLRDVDIISRYGGDEFVVVLPETGLRTTFAITKRLHRAFHRHEFLSAEGLNVHLTASFGIAGFPDHARNKKDLIRLADQAMYEAKYGGRDRICAATRRASALRAPGSLSGKRRPIRRVAQP
- a CDS encoding BamA/TamA family outer membrane protein yields the protein MVWIAWGPAAVATVLLLGVASPLPAASLQVRYDISARFSPTDHVLSGTARVLITNRSENPLRDVPFLLYPNIYREPNRDLDKDALERIYPRAFNPGSMAVTAIQADTGDAVAFEIGAPPAHPPQTVAHAILPHPVPPNGSIELQLTFITFIPEKYGVFGYFHNVTALKGGWYPYVPAFREGNWALDTLPDPAEYSVQILAPRDVMVVGADMADDDAGAPHRRWRLHLPRAVNVALALSPYYQERVEQHDSTRIRYAFLPHDRAYTPPVLAALRRGLTFFREQFGNLALNEIRVAEVYLHQEVVSPDPGVIFLATRTYKVFAPLKKYHEAEVAKGLYFALWRARLPDEEAWVLEGLADATTQAYLRERFRRPPNLLGLLKPVAFIPIVDQILYSNRLPLRQVYFKETTPILPREDFAVFNNRRPDGSSVFFKLSALIGTEAVNTVLERYTERVVGGAPRPFREVAQEETGRDLDWFYSQWLTTNPTTDFSVASVQRETRADGHHTTLALTKTGEGIEPVAVNLRLGEGPPLTTTWLSYGPEFQETFVTRSPVKVIELDPDHKTSDPNRFNNRTPPAIKFILEKLPGISYDFQTQNISYDLSAYFQRRYDEHNILRLRYSKDDIETQGGIAATHDFEQPVFSYTTRQSVSVGVEASRRLIPITPGDLPETVTSVQLAHVISNAETPLVYSEEIQQIFFGAIPYSALTTTFAQRVSGGEYPSALKVQLDARHQWSFATLHEVAARGTIGQSAGGFHDARQFDLAGSGGMRGYSPGSVSGESVLLASLEYRHPLVRDMGTNVWGLTLLRRLQAAVFADAGTVGEPRNFIQFLYDVGLGLRLTHEVLGLYPLVTRLDVAWPVNVDEALKAEEQQPHFYLTAGQPF
- the secA gene encoding preprotein translocase subunit SecA, with the translated sequence MWSIIRKLVGSKNDRELKRIAPVVDRVNAFEPAVRTLSDEALRGKTVELRARVAAGESLDALLPEAFAVVREASSRVLGMRHFDVQLIGGIVLHEGKIAEMKTGEGKTLVATLPVYLNALAGKGVHVITVNDYLAKRDSQWMGEIYRFLGLTVGVIQHDLDDAARQVGYAADVTYGTNNEFGFDYLRDNMKFDPRQFVQRPLNFAIVDEVDSILIDEARTPLIISGPAEDSTELYYKINRVIPYLKAEVDFTIEEKTKTAALTEEGNAKIERFLGVENLYDLGNMSLVHHVHQALRAHSLYKRDVDYVVKEGEVIIVDEFTGRLMPGRRWSDGLHQAVEAKEGVKIANENQTLATITFQNYFRMYKKLSGMTGTADTEAAEFAKIYNLDVMVIPPNRAMIRADYADVVYRTEREKFAAIVEEVVECHQRGQPVLVGTISIEKSERLSALLKKQGVKHAVLNAKFHEKEAEIIAQAGRKGTVTIATNMAGRGTDILLGGNADFLFKQESSRDADLSAPEREAERTRLREQLRAACEAEKQEVVSLGGLHIIGTERHESRRIDNQLRGRAGRQGDPGSSRFYLSLEDDLLRIFGSERISGLMQRLGMEEGVPIEHRMVTRAIETAQKKVEAHHFDIRKQLLEYDDVMNRQREVIYEQRRQVLGGEPFVDDINEMVDDLVAGTVAQYCNEASYEEAWDLKGLADALGAQFSLPFDPASWKDSGVDGIKDDVLTRVREAYRRKEQEFGPTVLRELEKAVMLRVIDTHWKDHLLTMDYLKEGIGLRGYGQKDPLVEYKREGYDLFVGLIERIKVDAVGHLFRIQAVHPDVAAAPRSLPRQAPTILSAPGPAPTNSPTPAARERERVGRNDPCPCGSGKKYKKCHGA